The Thermovirga sp. DNA segment AGATCAAGGACGGCGACGAACTTGAGGTAGACCTGGAGAAGGGCGAGATCAAGGATCTCACCAATGGCAACACCTTCCACGGCGACGCCGTCGCGGACCTGGAGATGGACATAATGAAGGCCGGCGGCCTCATCGAGTACCTCAAGGAAAAGGCCGTCAGCAAGTAGGAGAGGGTCGGCATGGGAAAGACATTCGCTGAAAAAGTGCTCGGCAAGGCGGCCGGCGAGTCCGTTTCGGCCGGCCAGGTCGTCATAGTTGAACCCCACTTTTGCATGAGCCACGACAACGCAGCGCCTATCTGGGGCATTTTCCAGAAGATCGGCGTGAATAAGGTCTGGAAGCCCGACCACCTGGTGTTCATCCTGGATCACGCCATCCCGGCGCCGACGGACAAGCACGCCGAGAACCACATGAAGATCCGCCAGGTGGTCAAGGAACAGGGGATCAGGTACTTCTACGACGTGACCAGCAGGGGCGGAGTCTGTCACCAGATCATGTGCGAGGAGGGTTTCGCCCTCCCGGGACTGGTCATCGTTGGGAGCGACAGCCACACCTGCACCTATGGCGCTTTCGGCACTTTCTCCACGGGAATAGGTCGCAGCGAGATGGCCGCCACTTGGGCGACGGGACAGATCTGGTTCCGTGTCCCCGAATCAATGAAGATCACCGTGACGGGCAAGTTCAAGAGAGGTGTTTCGGCGAAGGACCTGATCCTCAAGATAGCCGGCGATATAAAGGCCGACGGGGCCGACTACATGTCCATCGAGTTCCACGGACCCGCCATCGAGGAGATGTCCCTGTCCGAGAGGATGACCCTCTGCAACATGGGGATCGAGGTCGGGGCCAAGAACGCTGCCTGCCCCCCTGATCAGAAGGTCCTGGATTTCATCAAACCCATTGCCAAGACGGACCAGTGGGAAGCCCTCTGGGCCGACGACGACGCCCTTTACGCCAAGGAACTGCACTACGACTTGGGAGACCTGGTGCCCGCCGTCGCCAAACCCCACACGGTGGACAACTATGCTCCCATCGACGAGGTCAAGGGCACGCCGATACACCAGGCTTTCCTCGGGAGCTGCACCAACGCCCGCATCGAGGACCTGCGGCTGGCGGCAGATATTCTGAAGGGCAAGGAAGTGGCCGTGAGGACCATCGTCCTCCCCGCCTCTTGGACGGTCTACCGACAGGCGCTGGAAGAAGGGCTCCTCGAGGTCTTCCTCGACGCCGGGTGCGTCATAGTCAACCCCGGCTGCGGTCCCTGCATGGGCAACCACGAGGGGATCCTCGCCCCGGGTGAGACCTGCATTTCGACGGCCAACAGGAACTTCAGAGGCCGCATGGGCAACAAGGACAGTTTCATCTACCTAGCCAGCCCCATGACGGTCGCCGCCTCCGCTTTAAAGGGCGAAATCTCCGATCCCAGGGAGGTGCTTTAGCGCCATGAAGGTCA contains these protein-coding regions:
- the leuD gene encoding 3-isopropylmalate dehydratase small subunit (catalyzes the isomerization between 2-isopropylmalate and 3-isopropylmalate in leucine biosynthesis), which translates into the protein IKDGDELEVDLEKGEIKDLTNGNTFHGDAVADLEMDIMKAGGLIEYLKEKAVSK
- a CDS encoding 3-isopropylmalate dehydratase large subunit, whose translation is MGKTFAEKVLGKAAGESVSAGQVVIVEPHFCMSHDNAAPIWGIFQKIGVNKVWKPDHLVFILDHAIPAPTDKHAENHMKIRQVVKEQGIRYFYDVTSRGGVCHQIMCEEGFALPGLVIVGSDSHTCTYGAFGTFSTGIGRSEMAATWATGQIWFRVPESMKITVTGKFKRGVSAKDLILKIAGDIKADGADYMSIEFHGPAIEEMSLSERMTLCNMGIEVGAKNAACPPDQKVLDFIKPIAKTDQWEALWADDDALYAKELHYDLGDLVPAVAKPHTVDNYAPIDEVKGTPIHQAFLGSCTNARIEDLRLAADILKGKEVAVRTIVLPASWTVYRQALEEGLLEVFLDAGCVIVNPGCGPCMGNHEGILAPGETCISTANRNFRGRMGNKDSFIYLASPMTVAASALKGEISDPREVL